From Deltaproteobacteria bacterium CG11_big_fil_rev_8_21_14_0_20_42_23, the proteins below share one genomic window:
- a CDS encoding baseplate assembly protein, whose amino-acid sequence MEGFVMADLLDFFRRAVQPLRNRIAMMVSRAVVSAVNDTTKMQLMKMELFADEIKDKVERFQNYGFTSVPFVGAEGVVVFPSGNREHGLIVAVDDRRYRLKSLQPGEVALYSDEGDFIKLKRGKTIEVNTATFRINASQKVEINTNDYEINAQQITAVAPLGTTYTTPSFGISGGLSSGFGGGGGINAFFFGGIVAVQDIESQNVGTGLQEIKNTFNAHNHPGDSGGQTGVPNQNL is encoded by the coding sequence ATGGAAGGATTCGTAATGGCAGACCTCTTGGATTTTTTTAGAAGAGCTGTTCAGCCACTGAGAAATCGCATTGCGATGATGGTTAGCAGAGCTGTAGTAAGCGCTGTGAATGATACAACAAAAATGCAGCTCATGAAGATGGAGTTGTTTGCTGATGAAATAAAAGACAAAGTTGAAAGGTTTCAAAATTACGGATTTACGAGTGTTCCATTTGTTGGTGCTGAAGGAGTGGTTGTTTTCCCCTCTGGGAATAGAGAGCACGGTTTAATTGTTGCTGTTGATGACAGACGCTATCGCCTCAAAAGCTTACAACCAGGTGAAGTGGCGCTTTATTCAGATGAGGGAGATTTTATAAAGTTAAAACGAGGAAAGACGATTGAAGTCAATACTGCGACTTTCCGGATCAATGCATCGCAAAAGGTTGAAATAAATACGAATGACTATGAAATAAATGCTCAACAAATTACAGCGGTGGCACCTCTTGGGACGACATATACAACGCCATCGTTTGGAATAAGTGGTGGTTTGAGTTCAGGGTTTGGAGGAGGCGGAGGTATCAATGCCTTCTTCTTTGGAGGAATAGTAGCTGTGCAAGATATTGAAAGTCAAAATGTTGGTACGGGATTACAGGAAATTAAAAACACCTTCAATGCTCACAATCATCCTGGTGATAGTGGTGGACAAACAGGTGTTCCAAACCAGAATTTATAA